A single Phragmites australis chromosome 4, lpPhrAust1.1, whole genome shotgun sequence DNA region contains:
- the LOC133916181 gene encoding probable apyrase 1 isoform X1, with product MVVLAPVLLISFVLLLMQHTPASASGGGLLAGGRRWGPRAVDDGSTKYAVVFDAGSSGSRVHVYCFDGNLDLVPIGKEIELFKQKKPGLSAYAKDPQEAAESLVSLLEEAEKVVPVELREQTPVRVGATAGLRALGTERSEEILQAVRDLLRDKSSFKSQPDWVTVLDGSQEGAFQWVTINYVLGKLGKPYSNTVGVVDLGGGSVQMAYAISEKDAAKAPEVADGEDSYVKKLLLKGTTYYLYVHSYLHYGLLAARAEILKASEGNDYNNCMLEGHHGMVACFFNHLGKYKYGDDTFEASGSSSGASYSKCRALAVRALKVDEPACTHMKCTFSGVWNGGGGDGQKNLFVASFFFDRAAEAGFVNPKAAVAKVKPSDFEEAARRVCKLNVKDAQATYPDVSEENIPYLCIDLVYQYTLLVDGFGVDPYQDITLVKKIPYSNSFVEAAWPLGSALEVASSS from the exons ATGGTGGTGCTCGCGCCGGTGCTCCTTATCTCGTTCGTGCTGCTTCTCATGCAGCACACGCCGGCCTCCGCCTCAGGGGGTGGGCTCCTCGCTGGCGGCCGGAGGTGGGGGCCCCGGGCCGTTGACGACGGATCGACCAAGTACGCGGTGGTATTTGACGCCGGCAGCTCCGGTAGCCGCGTGCACGTGTATTGCTTCGACGGGAACCTGGATCTGGTGCCTATAGGCAAGGAGATCGAGCTGTTCAAGCAG aAAAAACCAGGCCTGAGCGCTTATGCGAAGGATCCACAGGAGGCTGCTGAATCACTTGTTTCTCTTCTAGAGGAAGCTGAAAAAGTAGTTCCAGTAGAGTTGCGTGAGCAAACACCTGTCAGGGTTGGG GCCACTGCAGGTCTCAGAGCATTAGGAACTGAAAGGTCCGAAGAAATTTTGCAAGCG GTTAGGGATCTACTTCGTGACAAGAGTTCTTTCAAATCACAACCAGATTGGGTCACTGTTCTAGATGGATCTCAGGAAGGTGCATTCCAGTGG gTTACCATCAATTATGTTTTGGGAAAATTAGGAAAGCCATACTCAAATACAGTTGGAGTTGTTGATTTAGGAGGTGGTTCAGTCCAAATGGCTTATGCTATCTCGGAGAAAGATGCAGCAAAGGCACCTGAAGTGGCAGATGGTGAAGATTCATATGTGAAGAAGCTGCTACTTAAAGGAACCACATACTATCTTTATGTTCACAG TTATTTGCATTATGGTTTGCTGGCGGCTAGAGCAGAGATCTTAAAAGCCAGTGAAGGCAATGATTACAACAACTGTATGTTGGAGGGACATCATGGTATGGTTGCTTGCTTCTTTAATCATCTAG GGAAATACAAATATGGTGATGATACATTTGAAGCATCAGGTTCATCTTCTGGTGCTAGTTATTCCAAGTGCAGGGCTCTTGCAGTGAGAGCTCTTAAAGTTGATGAACCAGCATGTACTCACATGAAATGCACATTTAGCGGTGTGTGgaacggtggtggtggagatggACAAAAGAATCTCTTTGTAGCATCATTTTTCTTTGATAGGGCTGCCGAG GCTGGTTTTGTGAACCCAAAAGCAGCAGTTGCTAAGGTTAAACCCTCAGATTTTGAAGAAGCTGCACGACGTGTTTGTAAATTGAATGTGAAGGATGCACAGGCAACCTACCCCGATGTCTCTGAGGAGAACATTCCATACCTTTGCATAGATCTTGTCTACCAGTACACATTACTCGTCGATGGATTTG GTGTGGATCCTTATCAAGACATTACCTTGGTAAAGAAAATACCTTATAGCAATTCGTTTGTCGAAGCAGCATGGCCCCTTGGTAGTGCCCTTGAGGTTGCATCTTCATCATAG
- the LOC133916181 gene encoding probable apyrase 1 isoform X3 has product MVVLAPVLLISFVLLLMQHTPASASGGGLLAGGRRWGPRAVDDGSTKYAVVFDAGSSGSRVHVYCFDGNLDLVPIGKEIELFKQATAGLRALGTERSEEILQAVRDLLRDKSSFKSQPDWVTVLDGSQEGAFQWVTINYVLGKLGKPYSNTVGVVDLGGGSVQMAYAISEKDAAKAPEVADGEDSYVKKLLLKGTTYYLYVHSYLHYGLLAARAEILKASEGNDYNNCMLEGHHGMVACFFNHLGKYKYGDDTFEASGSSSGASYSKCRALAVRALKVDEPACTHMKCTFSGVWNGGGGDGQKNLFVASFFFDRAAEAGFVNPKAAVAKVKPSDFEEAARRVCKLNVKDAQATYPDVSEENIPYLCIDLVYQYTLLVDGFGVDPYQDITLVKKIPYSNSFVEAAWPLGSALEVASSS; this is encoded by the exons ATGGTGGTGCTCGCGCCGGTGCTCCTTATCTCGTTCGTGCTGCTTCTCATGCAGCACACGCCGGCCTCCGCCTCAGGGGGTGGGCTCCTCGCTGGCGGCCGGAGGTGGGGGCCCCGGGCCGTTGACGACGGATCGACCAAGTACGCGGTGGTATTTGACGCCGGCAGCTCCGGTAGCCGCGTGCACGTGTATTGCTTCGACGGGAACCTGGATCTGGTGCCTATAGGCAAGGAGATCGAGCTGTTCAAGCAG GCCACTGCAGGTCTCAGAGCATTAGGAACTGAAAGGTCCGAAGAAATTTTGCAAGCG GTTAGGGATCTACTTCGTGACAAGAGTTCTTTCAAATCACAACCAGATTGGGTCACTGTTCTAGATGGATCTCAGGAAGGTGCATTCCAGTGG gTTACCATCAATTATGTTTTGGGAAAATTAGGAAAGCCATACTCAAATACAGTTGGAGTTGTTGATTTAGGAGGTGGTTCAGTCCAAATGGCTTATGCTATCTCGGAGAAAGATGCAGCAAAGGCACCTGAAGTGGCAGATGGTGAAGATTCATATGTGAAGAAGCTGCTACTTAAAGGAACCACATACTATCTTTATGTTCACAG TTATTTGCATTATGGTTTGCTGGCGGCTAGAGCAGAGATCTTAAAAGCCAGTGAAGGCAATGATTACAACAACTGTATGTTGGAGGGACATCATGGTATGGTTGCTTGCTTCTTTAATCATCTAG GGAAATACAAATATGGTGATGATACATTTGAAGCATCAGGTTCATCTTCTGGTGCTAGTTATTCCAAGTGCAGGGCTCTTGCAGTGAGAGCTCTTAAAGTTGATGAACCAGCATGTACTCACATGAAATGCACATTTAGCGGTGTGTGgaacggtggtggtggagatggACAAAAGAATCTCTTTGTAGCATCATTTTTCTTTGATAGGGCTGCCGAG GCTGGTTTTGTGAACCCAAAAGCAGCAGTTGCTAAGGTTAAACCCTCAGATTTTGAAGAAGCTGCACGACGTGTTTGTAAATTGAATGTGAAGGATGCACAGGCAACCTACCCCGATGTCTCTGAGGAGAACATTCCATACCTTTGCATAGATCTTGTCTACCAGTACACATTACTCGTCGATGGATTTG GTGTGGATCCTTATCAAGACATTACCTTGGTAAAGAAAATACCTTATAGCAATTCGTTTGTCGAAGCAGCATGGCCCCTTGGTAGTGCCCTTGAGGTTGCATCTTCATCATAG
- the LOC133916181 gene encoding probable apyrase 1 isoform X2, whose translation MVVLAPVLLISFVLLLMQHTPASASGGGLLAGGRRWGPRAVDDGSTKYAVVFDAGSSGSRVHVYCFDGNLDLVPIGKEIELFKQKKPGLSAYAKDPQEAAESLVSLLEEAEKVVPVELREQTPVRVGATAGLRALGTERSEEILQAVRDLLRDKSSFKSQPDWVTVLDGSQEGAFQWVTINYVLGKLGKPYSNTVGVVDLGGGSVQMAYAISEKDAAKAPEVADGEDSYVKKLLLKGTTYYLYVHSYLHYGLLAARAEILKASEGNDYNNCMLEGHHGKYKYGDDTFEASGSSSGASYSKCRALAVRALKVDEPACTHMKCTFSGVWNGGGGDGQKNLFVASFFFDRAAEAGFVNPKAAVAKVKPSDFEEAARRVCKLNVKDAQATYPDVSEENIPYLCIDLVYQYTLLVDGFGVDPYQDITLVKKIPYSNSFVEAAWPLGSALEVASSS comes from the exons ATGGTGGTGCTCGCGCCGGTGCTCCTTATCTCGTTCGTGCTGCTTCTCATGCAGCACACGCCGGCCTCCGCCTCAGGGGGTGGGCTCCTCGCTGGCGGCCGGAGGTGGGGGCCCCGGGCCGTTGACGACGGATCGACCAAGTACGCGGTGGTATTTGACGCCGGCAGCTCCGGTAGCCGCGTGCACGTGTATTGCTTCGACGGGAACCTGGATCTGGTGCCTATAGGCAAGGAGATCGAGCTGTTCAAGCAG aAAAAACCAGGCCTGAGCGCTTATGCGAAGGATCCACAGGAGGCTGCTGAATCACTTGTTTCTCTTCTAGAGGAAGCTGAAAAAGTAGTTCCAGTAGAGTTGCGTGAGCAAACACCTGTCAGGGTTGGG GCCACTGCAGGTCTCAGAGCATTAGGAACTGAAAGGTCCGAAGAAATTTTGCAAGCG GTTAGGGATCTACTTCGTGACAAGAGTTCTTTCAAATCACAACCAGATTGGGTCACTGTTCTAGATGGATCTCAGGAAGGTGCATTCCAGTGG gTTACCATCAATTATGTTTTGGGAAAATTAGGAAAGCCATACTCAAATACAGTTGGAGTTGTTGATTTAGGAGGTGGTTCAGTCCAAATGGCTTATGCTATCTCGGAGAAAGATGCAGCAAAGGCACCTGAAGTGGCAGATGGTGAAGATTCATATGTGAAGAAGCTGCTACTTAAAGGAACCACATACTATCTTTATGTTCACAG TTATTTGCATTATGGTTTGCTGGCGGCTAGAGCAGAGATCTTAAAAGCCAGTGAAGGCAATGATTACAACAACTGTATGTTGGAGGGACATCATG GGAAATACAAATATGGTGATGATACATTTGAAGCATCAGGTTCATCTTCTGGTGCTAGTTATTCCAAGTGCAGGGCTCTTGCAGTGAGAGCTCTTAAAGTTGATGAACCAGCATGTACTCACATGAAATGCACATTTAGCGGTGTGTGgaacggtggtggtggagatggACAAAAGAATCTCTTTGTAGCATCATTTTTCTTTGATAGGGCTGCCGAG GCTGGTTTTGTGAACCCAAAAGCAGCAGTTGCTAAGGTTAAACCCTCAGATTTTGAAGAAGCTGCACGACGTGTTTGTAAATTGAATGTGAAGGATGCACAGGCAACCTACCCCGATGTCTCTGAGGAGAACATTCCATACCTTTGCATAGATCTTGTCTACCAGTACACATTACTCGTCGATGGATTTG GTGTGGATCCTTATCAAGACATTACCTTGGTAAAGAAAATACCTTATAGCAATTCGTTTGTCGAAGCAGCATGGCCCCTTGGTAGTGCCCTTGAGGTTGCATCTTCATCATAG
- the LOC133916182 gene encoding rhamnogalacturonan I rhamnosyltransferase 4-like isoform X1 translates to MAKPPAIRRRIGGAGLLRWAARVASSIVVWTLLLHLCAFLGIPRPPLPVARPSCLGGRNNSTAASAAAVVAAGEVEHLAPPALPRRRLYKSNGYLLVSCNGGLNQMRAAICDMVTVAHYLNLTMVTPELDKQSFWADPSDFGDIFDVNHFIDSLRDEVKIIKELPQKFSGKIPLSMQPISWSSEKYYLRQILPLVRKHKVVRFSKTDSRLANNGLPLKLQKLRCHVNYNALRFTPSIEALSNKMISALRKTGSFVVLHLRYEMDMLAFSGCTHGCSDEETSELTRMRYAYPWWKEKEIDSEKKRLEGLCPLTPGETTLVLKALGFPRGTQIYIASGEIYGGEKRLAALKMEFPNMVRKEMLLSDDELHPFQKHSTQMAALDYLVSVASDVFIPSTDGNMAKVVEGHRRFTGFHKTIQLDRKKLVELIDLFEDQELSWDEFSVAVKELHEGRMSQPTRRRVIPGQPKEEDYFYANPHECLGPAIKRRERLKHIDLNNAVPGRMVEIEGQSEKW, encoded by the exons ATGGCCAAGCCGCCGGCGATCCGCCGCCGCATAGGAGGCGCCGGGCTGCTCCGGTGGGCGGCGCGGGTCGCGTCCAGCATCGTGGTCTGGACGCTGCTCCTCCACCTCTGCGCATTCCTCGGCATTCCCCGCCCGCCGCTGCCCGTCGCGCGGCCCTCCTGCCTGGGCGGCCGAAACAACTCCACCGCGGCCTCCGCCGCAGCCGTGGTTGCCGCGGGGGAGGTCGAGCACCTTGCGCCTCCGGCTCTGCCTCGCAGGA GACTTTACAAGAGTAATGGCTATCTTCTGGTTTCATGCAATGGTGGTCTGAACCAAATGCGAGCAGCG ATTTGCGACATGGTAACTGTAGCACACTATTTGAATCTGACTATGGTGACACCTGAACTTGATAAGCAATCCTTCTGGGCTGATCCTAG TGATTTTGGAGATATTTTTGATGTAAATCATTTCATCGATTCTTTgagagatgaagtgaagattatCAAAGAACTCCCGCAGAAGTTCAGTGGAAAAATTCCGCTCTCAATGCAACCAATCAGCTGGTCTAGTGAGAAATACTACCTGAGGCAG ATCTTGCCTCTAGTACGAAAGCACAAGGTGGTACGCTTTAGCAAGACAGATTCTCGCCTTGCAAACAATGGCCTTCCTCTGAAGCTCCAAAAGCTTCGCTGCCATGTTAACTACAATGCGTTGAGATTTACACCATCCATTGAGGCTCTAAGCAATAAGATGATCTCAGCTCTTAGAAAAACTGGATCATTTGTTGTGCTTCATCTGAGAtatgagatggatatgcttGCCTTCTCTGGTTGTACACATGGATGTTCTGATGAAGAAACATCAGAGCTCACAAGGATGAG GTATGCATATCCCTGgtggaaagaaaaggaaatagaCTCCGAGAAGAAAAGGCTTGAGGGATTGTGCCCCCTTACACCTGGAGAAACAACACTAGTACTGAAAGCTCTTGGTTTTCCAAGGGGCACTCAAATATATATTGCATCAGGTGAAATATATGGTGGTGAAAAAAGGTTAGCTGCACTGAAGATGGAATTTCCTAACATG GTACGGAAGGAGATGCTTCTATCTGATGATGAGTTACACCCCTTTCAGAAACACTCAACTCAAATGGCAGCATTGGACTATCTTGTTTCTGTCGCAAGTGATGTTTTTATCCCCAGTACTGATGGAAACATGGCTAAAGTTGTAGAAGGACACCGCAG GTTTACGGGCTTCCACAAAACCATACAGTTGGATAGGAAGAAACTTGTTGAGCTTATAGATCTATTTGAAGATCAGGAGCTGTCCTGGGATGAATTCTCTGTTGCTGTCAAGGAGCTCCATGAGGGCCGAATGAGCCAGCCCACCAGAAGGAGAGTTATTCCCGGACAGCCGAAGGAAGAGGACTACTTCTATGCTAATCCTCATGAATGCCTCGGGCCTGCAATAAAGCGAAGGGAAAGGTTGAAACATATTGATTTGAATAATGCAGTGCCTGGTAGAATGGTAGAGATAGAAGGCCAAAGTGAAAAGTGGTAA
- the LOC133916182 gene encoding rhamnogalacturonan I rhamnosyltransferase 1-like isoform X2: MAKPPAIRRRIGGAGLLRWAARVASSIVVWTLLLHLCAFLGIPRPPLPVARPSCLGGRNNSTAASAAAVVAAGEVEHLAPPALPRRRLYKSNGYLLVSCNGGLNQMRAAICDMVTVAHYLNLTMVTPELDKQSFWADPSDFGDIFDVNHFIDSLRDEVKIIKELPQKFSGKIPLSMQPISWSSEKYYLRQILPLVRKHKVVRFSKTDSRLANNGLPLKLQKLRCHVNYNALRFTPSIEALSNKMISALRKTGSFVVLHLRYEMDMLAFSGCTHGCSDEETSELTRMRYAYPWWKEKEIDSEKKRLEGLCPLTPGETTLVLKALGFPRGTQIYIASGEIYGGEKRLAALKMEFPNMVRKEMLLSDDELHPFQKHSTQMAALDYLVSVASDVFIPSTDGNMAKVVEGHRRTQCGCRCYIQKS, encoded by the exons ATGGCCAAGCCGCCGGCGATCCGCCGCCGCATAGGAGGCGCCGGGCTGCTCCGGTGGGCGGCGCGGGTCGCGTCCAGCATCGTGGTCTGGACGCTGCTCCTCCACCTCTGCGCATTCCTCGGCATTCCCCGCCCGCCGCTGCCCGTCGCGCGGCCCTCCTGCCTGGGCGGCCGAAACAACTCCACCGCGGCCTCCGCCGCAGCCGTGGTTGCCGCGGGGGAGGTCGAGCACCTTGCGCCTCCGGCTCTGCCTCGCAGGA GACTTTACAAGAGTAATGGCTATCTTCTGGTTTCATGCAATGGTGGTCTGAACCAAATGCGAGCAGCG ATTTGCGACATGGTAACTGTAGCACACTATTTGAATCTGACTATGGTGACACCTGAACTTGATAAGCAATCCTTCTGGGCTGATCCTAG TGATTTTGGAGATATTTTTGATGTAAATCATTTCATCGATTCTTTgagagatgaagtgaagattatCAAAGAACTCCCGCAGAAGTTCAGTGGAAAAATTCCGCTCTCAATGCAACCAATCAGCTGGTCTAGTGAGAAATACTACCTGAGGCAG ATCTTGCCTCTAGTACGAAAGCACAAGGTGGTACGCTTTAGCAAGACAGATTCTCGCCTTGCAAACAATGGCCTTCCTCTGAAGCTCCAAAAGCTTCGCTGCCATGTTAACTACAATGCGTTGAGATTTACACCATCCATTGAGGCTCTAAGCAATAAGATGATCTCAGCTCTTAGAAAAACTGGATCATTTGTTGTGCTTCATCTGAGAtatgagatggatatgcttGCCTTCTCTGGTTGTACACATGGATGTTCTGATGAAGAAACATCAGAGCTCACAAGGATGAG GTATGCATATCCCTGgtggaaagaaaaggaaatagaCTCCGAGAAGAAAAGGCTTGAGGGATTGTGCCCCCTTACACCTGGAGAAACAACACTAGTACTGAAAGCTCTTGGTTTTCCAAGGGGCACTCAAATATATATTGCATCAGGTGAAATATATGGTGGTGAAAAAAGGTTAGCTGCACTGAAGATGGAATTTCCTAACATG GTACGGAAGGAGATGCTTCTATCTGATGATGAGTTACACCCCTTTCAGAAACACTCAACTCAAATGGCAGCATTGGACTATCTTGTTTCTGTCGCAAGTGATGTTTTTATCCCCAGTACTGATGGAAACATGGCTAAAGTTGTAGAAGGACACCGCAG AACACAATGTGGGTGTAGGTGCTATATTCAAAAATCATGA